In the genome of Pseudomonas putida, one region contains:
- a CDS encoding ParB/RepB/Spo0J family partition protein produces MATSGEHLALHVAQAAPIAQIPLADVRVLNPRSRNQQVFARLVENIASLGLKRPITVTRNGSSFDLICGQGRFEAFKVLGESAIPAVVVTAAEADCYLISLVENLARRKHSNRDLLMAINVLHERGYSIRQIAQKTCLDRAYVGGILILLRQGEERLIAAVEKGWLPIKVAIHVARSDDGQVQAAMVEAYESGLLKGDELIKVRRLIDRRRVLGKGYGRQHGGERMTTPRQLLTAYQTEVRRQRLMVKKADIGEQRLLFVVTALRRLLADEFFRSMLRSEGIDDMPQVLAERIQGDA; encoded by the coding sequence ATGGCCACATCGGGAGAACATCTTGCACTTCATGTGGCGCAGGCGGCGCCTATTGCGCAGATCCCACTCGCGGATGTTCGCGTGCTCAACCCGCGTAGTCGCAATCAACAGGTGTTTGCACGCCTGGTAGAAAACATTGCGAGTCTGGGGTTGAAACGACCGATCACGGTGACCCGCAACGGTTCGAGTTTCGATCTGATCTGTGGACAGGGGCGCTTCGAAGCCTTCAAGGTCCTGGGGGAGTCGGCCATTCCGGCGGTCGTGGTGACGGCGGCTGAAGCGGACTGCTATCTCATCAGCCTGGTAGAGAATCTGGCGCGACGTAAGCACTCGAACCGCGACTTGCTGATGGCGATCAACGTACTGCACGAGCGTGGTTACTCCATCAGGCAGATTGCCCAGAAAACCTGCTTGGACCGTGCCTATGTTGGCGGCATTCTGATCCTGTTGCGGCAAGGAGAGGAGCGCCTGATCGCTGCCGTCGAAAAGGGCTGGCTACCGATTAAAGTCGCGATCCATGTGGCACGGTCTGACGATGGCCAAGTCCAGGCCGCCATGGTCGAAGCCTATGAAAGTGGATTGTTGAAAGGAGATGAACTCATCAAGGTGCGCCGTCTGATCGACCGAAGACGCGTTCTTGGCAAAGGCTATGGTAGGCAGCATGGAGGCGAGCGCATGACCACTCCTCGCCAGCTGCTGACTGCCTATCAGACTGAGGTGCGCCGTCAGCGCCTGATGGTGAAGAAGGCGGACATCGGTGAGCAACGATTGCTCTTCGTCGTTACCGCATTGCGTCGGTTGTTGGCCGATGAATTTTTCCGGTCAATGTTACGCAGTGAAGGTATTGATGATATGCCGCAGGTATTGGCCGAGCGTATTCAGGGGGACGCATGA
- a CDS encoding recombinase family protein: protein MRRAHLSTTGGSNRAAVYVRMSTEHQQYSTENQLDAIRVYAAAHELEIVRVYTDAGKSGLSLDGREALQQLLRDVDAGQSEFSVVLVYDVSRWGRFQDPDVSASYEVRCRQAGVRVEYCAEQFVNDGSPVSSIIKSVKRMMAGEYSRELSVKVFAGQSRLIQLGYRQGGPAGYGLRRQLIDQTGQPKAILDRGEYKSLQTDRVILTPGPESEQQVVQDIYQTFVREGRTEAEIATQLNRRGLLTDFQRPWTRGVVHQILINEKYIGNNVWNRTSGKLKQPRTPNPVDQLVRADSAFSSVVDHALFLAAQAIIRARSRHWTDEQMLATLRQLFAERGCLSGLIIDEQEDCPSSSCYRQRFGSLLRSYSLIGYSPARDYSFLEANRRLRELYPHILADTQERIRLVGGRIAVDPQTQLVWVNDEFSISVVLCRCQCSESVRRRWQLRFDFGLLPDLTVAVRMLPGEQQVLDYYLFPMIDLAAPHLRLGDTNPRELELYRFDSLDILAALSRRIPLGSAA from the coding sequence ATGAGACGAGCACATCTATCCACGACCGGGGGCAGCAATAGAGCTGCTGTCTATGTCCGCATGTCGACGGAGCACCAGCAGTACTCCACTGAAAACCAGCTGGATGCCATTCGCGTTTATGCGGCAGCACATGAGCTGGAGATCGTCCGGGTGTACACCGATGCGGGGAAAAGTGGCTTGAGCCTGGATGGTCGGGAGGCTCTTCAGCAGCTACTTCGAGACGTCGATGCGGGTCAGTCCGAGTTCTCTGTAGTTCTGGTCTATGACGTAAGTCGATGGGGGCGCTTTCAGGACCCTGATGTCAGCGCCAGCTACGAAGTTCGATGTCGGCAGGCGGGGGTCAGGGTCGAATATTGCGCCGAACAGTTCGTTAACGATGGCTCACCGGTATCCAGCATCATCAAGAGTGTTAAGCGCATGATGGCTGGTGAGTACAGCCGTGAGCTGTCCGTCAAGGTGTTTGCGGGGCAGTCGCGCTTGATCCAGCTGGGCTACCGACAAGGTGGCCCGGCTGGATATGGATTGCGTCGCCAACTTATCGATCAGACAGGGCAGCCTAAAGCAATCTTGGATCGGGGAGAGTACAAAAGCCTTCAGACGGATCGGGTGATCCTCACGCCAGGTCCTGAGTCCGAACAACAGGTCGTTCAAGATATTTACCAGACCTTTGTCAGGGAAGGTCGAACCGAAGCTGAAATTGCAACGCAACTGAATCGGCGTGGACTTCTTACAGACTTCCAGCGACCGTGGACACGGGGCGTAGTGCATCAGATCCTGATCAACGAAAAGTACATCGGTAACAACGTCTGGAATCGCACTTCTGGCAAGCTGAAACAGCCCCGTACACCCAATCCAGTTGATCAGCTGGTGCGGGCCGACAGTGCCTTCTCCTCAGTGGTTGACCATGCGTTGTTTCTCGCGGCGCAAGCCATCATTCGAGCGCGGTCACGGCACTGGACTGATGAGCAAATGCTGGCCACGCTGAGGCAACTATTTGCGGAGCGAGGTTGCCTGTCTGGGTTGATCATTGATGAGCAGGAGGATTGCCCCTCCAGCAGTTGTTATCGCCAGCGCTTTGGTAGTTTGCTACGTAGCTACAGCCTGATTGGCTATTCCCCCGCACGGGACTACAGCTTTCTGGAGGCTAATCGCCGGCTGCGAGAACTGTATCCGCACATCTTGGCCGACACGCAGGAGCGCATTCGTCTTGTCGGAGGGCGCATTGCGGTCGACCCCCAGACTCAGCTGGTTTGGGTTAATGATGAGTTCTCGATCTCGGTGGTGCTGTGCCGCTGTCAATGTTCAGAGTCAGTGCGCAGGCGTTGGCAGCTACGCTTCGATTTCGGTTTGTTACCTGACCTTACTGTCGCTGTTCGCATGCTCCCCGGTGAGCAGCAGGTGCTTGATTACTACCTCTTTCCCATGATCGATTTGGCGGCACCTCACCTGCGTCTGGGAGATACTAATCCGCGCGAATTGGAACTCTACCGGTTCGACAGCTTGGATATCCTGGCGGCCCTGAGTCGACGTATACCCCTGGGGAGCGCTGCGTAA
- a CDS encoding TnsA endonuclease N-terminal domain-containing protein — protein sequence MKKIRSSVGGLPSPERLIGRSKYGKQTTVFPSRKNGLLIICETRLEADACFHWEQDRNVIAYREQPERLHVLVEGKAHTYVPDFVVQYADRPIRFVEVKPDNVFQKPKSLALYQAAKQLVESRGADFELLTERQIRHQPLLNNLIQTYNQSRAVSPLELDYLRDRLGALTPPLRIRELLDLPSPPSPGAIAAAIFNQDLHLDWSKPLTQDSRVHWR from the coding sequence ATGAAAAAAATCCGCAGTTCTGTCGGCGGCCTCCCTTCGCCCGAAAGATTGATTGGGCGCAGCAAATATGGGAAACAAACCACGGTCTTTCCCTCTCGAAAGAATGGCTTGCTGATTATCTGTGAAACACGGCTGGAAGCAGACGCCTGTTTTCACTGGGAACAGGATCGGAATGTCATAGCCTACCGAGAACAACCCGAGCGGCTGCACGTGCTGGTAGAGGGCAAGGCTCACACCTACGTGCCAGATTTCGTCGTTCAGTACGCAGATAGGCCCATCCGCTTTGTTGAGGTAAAACCCGACAACGTCTTTCAAAAACCGAAGTCCCTTGCCCTCTACCAAGCAGCCAAGCAGCTCGTCGAATCCCGAGGCGCTGACTTCGAACTGCTGACAGAGCGACAAATACGCCACCAGCCACTCTTGAACAACCTGATCCAGACCTATAACCAGTCACGAGCCGTTTCGCCGCTGGAACTCGACTACCTGCGTGACCGACTTGGTGCCCTGACTCCGCCGTTGCGCATTCGCGAGCTACTGGACCTGCCTTCGCCACCTTCCCCTGGCGCGATAGCTGCGGCGATTTTCAATCAGGACCTGCATCTCGACTGGAGCAAGCCCCTCACCCAAGACAGCCGAGTTCACTGGAGATAA
- a CDS encoding ParB/RepB/Spo0J family partition protein yields MTVVKRAFEPDLITVRLPLILPSRQVTHDMLTSVKYAAILASIRELGVVEPLAVHPEPVHGTGGEPCYLLLDGHLRLAALAQLGAEDALCLLATDDEGFTYNRQVNRLTPIQEHKMILEAIRKGTTAERIAEVLSINVGRIRECQHLLRGIAPEVAEMLKTRMVSQAVFRVLRKMKPMRQIELVEMMMSANCFTGRYAEMVLAATRPEQLVEAKKVSEGVTAEDIARMEREMEKLYHDYRLVEDTLGETMLVLVVAKGYVSRMLRNQTIAAYLERFEPDLVRELAGIVEAVTADARSLERE; encoded by the coding sequence ATGACTGTCGTCAAGCGTGCCTTTGAGCCCGATTTGATTACCGTCCGCTTACCGCTGATCTTGCCCTCTCGCCAAGTCACCCACGATATGCTGACGTCCGTCAAATACGCGGCGATTTTGGCCTCCATCCGTGAGTTGGGCGTGGTCGAGCCGCTCGCGGTGCATCCCGAGCCGGTTCACGGAACGGGAGGGGAGCCCTGTTATCTACTGTTGGATGGTCATTTGCGGCTAGCTGCGCTCGCACAGTTGGGGGCGGAAGACGCGTTGTGCCTGTTGGCGACAGATGACGAAGGTTTTACCTACAACCGGCAGGTCAACCGACTTACCCCGATTCAAGAGCACAAGATGATTCTGGAGGCGATTCGCAAAGGAACGACCGCCGAGCGGATTGCCGAAGTCTTGAGCATCAACGTTGGACGCATCCGCGAGTGCCAGCATTTGCTGCGGGGGATTGCGCCGGAAGTCGCTGAGATGCTGAAAACGCGAATGGTCAGTCAGGCGGTCTTTCGCGTGCTGCGCAAGATGAAGCCGATGCGCCAGATCGAATTAGTCGAGATGATGATGTCGGCTAACTGCTTTACTGGCCGCTACGCCGAAATGGTCTTGGCCGCAACGCGTCCTGAACAGCTGGTCGAGGCAAAGAAAGTCAGTGAGGGCGTGACTGCTGAAGACATTGCACGCATGGAGCGGGAGATGGAAAAGCTCTACCACGACTACCGGTTGGTTGAAGACACCCTTGGCGAAACCATGTTGGTACTCGTGGTTGCCAAAGGCTATGTGTCTCGCATGCTGCGCAATCAGACTATCGCCGCTTACTTGGAGCGTTTCGAGCCTGACCTGGTGCGGGAGCTGGCGGGGATTGTGGAGGCGGTCACCGCCGATGCTCGTAGTCTGGAGCGTGAATAA
- a CDS encoding MbcA/ParS/Xre antitoxin family protein encodes MAFFRYDQSCASRWFSSPVIGLAGQCPKDLVQSEAGRQEILRLLGQLAHGVPP; translated from the coding sequence ATGGCGTTCTTCAGGTACGATCAATCGTGCGCTTCGCGTTGGTTCTCATCTCCTGTCATCGGTCTTGCTGGGCAATGTCCCAAAGACCTCGTTCAAAGTGAAGCAGGCCGCCAAGAGATCTTGAGGTTGCTTGGGCAGTTGGCGCATGGTGTGCCGCCATGA